One stretch of Miscanthus floridulus cultivar M001 chromosome 18, ASM1932011v1, whole genome shotgun sequence DNA includes these proteins:
- the LOC136522664 gene encoding pentatricopeptide repeat-containing protein At5g48730, chloroplastic-like, producing MATGPVTAPSSMAVPSARRNLALLPTVSAAREPPRAWAAAGAEGRSRRGKEAEAADEEEAERRRKEEVNRKIASRKALSIILRREATKAVLDKRKPGKGTRRLLPGTVLEALHDRVAALRWDSALKVFELMRDQVWYRPCIGIYIKLITMLGKCKQPEKAHELFQAMIDEGCAPNLESYTALVSAYSRSGRFREAFDLLDRMKDTPGCQPDVQTYSILIKSCLHAYDFEKVKSLLTDMARAGIWPNTVTYNTLIDAYGKAGRFAEMESTLLTMLSQNCKPDVWTMNSTLRAFGSSGQIETMESCYEKFQASGIVPNIKTYNILLDSYGKAKMYEKMGAVMEYMQKYYYSWTIVTYNVVIDAFGRAGDLEQMEYIFRLMKSERIKPNCVTLCSVVRAYGRAGELKKIKTVLRIVENSDITLDIVFFNCLVDAYGRVGCLAEMWDVLDLMKEHRCKPDKVTCTTMIKWFLIKGINDHRVQYLRDLKDGRATDDT from the exons ATGGCCACTGGGCCAGTGACCGCTCCCTCCTCCATGGCGGTCCCCTCCGCGCGCCGTAACCTGGCGCTCCTACCAACAGTCTCCGCGGCTCGCGAGCCGCCGCGCGCGTGGGCAGCGGCTGGTGCGGAGGGGAGGTCGCGGAGAGggaaggaggcggaggcggcggacgAGGAGGAAGCGGAGAGGCGGCGGAAGGAGGAGGTGAACCGGAAGATCGCGTCCCGGAAGGCGCTGTCCATCATCCTCCGGCGCGAGGCCACCAAAGCGGTCCTCGACAAGCGCAAGCCCGGCAAGGGCACGCGCCGCCTCCTCCCCGGCACCGTCCTTGAGGCCCTGCACGACCGCGTCGCCGCCCTCCGATGGGACTCCGCCCTCAAG GTGTTCGAGCTGATGCGGGACCAGGTGTGGTACAGGCCTTGCATCGGCATCTACATCAAACTTATAACCATGCTTGGCAAGTGCAAGCAGCCGGAGAAGGCGCACGAGCTCTTCCAGGCGATGATCGATGAGGGCTGCGCGCCCAACCTCGAGTCCTACACCGCCCTAGTCTCCGCGTATAGCAGGAGCGGCCGATTCCGTGAGGCATTCGACCTACTTGATCGGATGAAGGACACCCCGGGTTGCCAGCCTGATGTGCAGACGTACTCGATTCTCATCAAGTCATGCTTACACGCTTATGATTTTGAGAAGGTGAAGAGTTTGCTGACTGATATGGCACGGGCGGGCATCTGGCCTAACACCGTCACCTATAATACATTGATTGATGCCTATGGGAAAGCAGGAAG GTTTGCTGAGATGGAATCAACTCTTCTGACGATGTTGTCACAAAATTGCAAGCCTGATGTGTGGACAATGAATTCTACTCTCAGAGCTTTTGGCAGTAGTGGTCAGATTGAGACAATGGAAAGCTGCTATGAGAAGTTCCAGGCCTCTGGTATTGTCCCAAACATTAAGACCTACAATATCTTACTCGATTCCTATGGTAAAGCCAAAATGTATGAGAAGATGGGAGCTGTGATGGAGTACATGCAGAAGTATTACTATTCTTGGACAATAGTTACTTACAATGTAGTGATTGATGCATTTGGAAGGGCCGGAGACCTTGAGCAGATGGAATACATATTTAGGCTAATGAAATCTGAGCGTATAAAACCCAATTGTGTTACACTCTGTTCAGTGGTTAGAGCATATGGAAGAGCTGGGGAACTTAAGAAAATAAAGACAGTGTTGAGAATTGTTGAGAATTCTGACATAACATTGGATATTGTGTTCTTCAACTGTTTGGTGGATGCATATGGGAGGGTGGGGTGCTTGGCAGAGATGTGGGATGTTCTTGATTTGATGAAGGAGCACAGATGCAAACCAGACAAGGTAACATGCACTACCATGATCAAATGGTTTCTCATCAAAGGAATCAACGATCATCGTGTTCAGTATCTACGTGATCTTAAAGATGGGCGTGCAACAGATGATACATAG